The Paenibacillus dendritiformis region TATGGTGTTGTTCGGTTTTTCAAGCTACATGACGCACATCGGAGCCAGTGATGTCGCCGTGCATTTATTGACAAAACCATTGGGCCGCATCAAGTCGCAGTATATCCTTGTGCCAATTGTGTTCCTGCTTGGTAACCTGCTGTCTCTGGTCGTGCCAAGCGCGTCCAGCCTGGCGGTTCTTCTCATGGCCACCCTTTATCCGGTCTTGAAGAACACGGGAATGTCATCGCTCACGGCTGGAGCTATCATTGCAACCACGGCGACGATTATTCCAACGCCTCTGGGAGCGGACAATGTCGTCGCTGCGGAAAATCTGGGGATCGATATTATCGACTATGTATTTACCTATCATGCCAAGATCTCGATTCCCGTGCTGCTGATTATGGCTGTCGCTCATTATTTCTGGCAGAAATATATGGATAAGCGCCAGCAAGGCGCCCTGCATCAGGACATCAATGATGAAAAGCTGTCCGTGAAAAAAGATTTGCCGCCAGCCTACTACGGCTTGCTGCCAATATTGCCGCTTGTTCTCGTGTTGGTATTTGGATTATTGATCACGAGTGTCAAGCTTGGGCTGGTGGAAATTACGTTCATTTGTATGGCGCTGGCCCTGCTCATTGAGATTATTCGCAAAGGTTCCTTCAAAGAAACCTCTAAACAGCTCTCGATCTTCTTTACGGGCATGGGAACAGGGTTGGCTCAGGTCGTCTCCCTGATCGTCGCTGCAGGTATGTTGGTCGAAGGCTTAAAAGCAATGGGCATTATTGATATGTTAATCGAATCGGTTAGACATATCGAGAGCGCCGGCGTCATCCTGATGCTGACCTTCGCAGGTGTGGAAGGCTTGATTACGTTCATCAGCGGCAGCGGATTGGCTGTTTTCTATTCCGTGATTAACATCATTCCGGATATTTCCGAGAATCTGGGGATCAGCGGTGTTATGATTTCGCTGCCAATGCAGCTCATTGCGAACTTGGTCCGCTCCATCTCGCCGGTAGCGGCCGTCATTATCGTCGTCGCCTCAATTATTAAGGTTAACCCGATACAAATCGTGAAACGGACATCCGTGCCGGTTCTGGTCGGGGTCGTCTCTTGCCTCATCTTGTCGTTCATTATGTTCGCCTAAGAGGACAAGGGATTTGAGAGGATCCCTCCAGGGATCTTCTCCAGGTAGGAGGGAGTGTAAGAAAATGAACCATATATGTGTCGTGGGCAGCTTGAATAGAGATACAAGCCATCTGCTCGCAAGACTGCCGATGGTGGGGGAGACGGTGCACGGGATCAGCACCTCTTCCAGCGCCGGAGGCAAAGGCTGCAACCAAGCCGTATCCGCTGCCCGCTTGGGCGCGAAGGTCGCCTTCATCGGCAAAGTCGGTGAAGATAAAGCCGGCGATCAGCTTCTAGCGGTGCTGAAGGAGGAGCAAATCGACACCTCGCATATCGATGTCGATCCGAAGGTGCATTCCGGAGAAGCGACGATCCTGATTCAAGAGGACGGGAAAAATGCCATTATCGTCACGCCAGGCGCCAATATGAGCATCCGCGAGGAAGATATAGAGCGGGCTTACTCGGCCATCGATAAGGCGGATATCGTCATCGCCCAATTCGAAATTCCGATTCCGGCGGTGACCCAAGCGTTCGTCTATGCCAAGCAGCAAGGCAAAGTGACGGTTCTTAATCCGGCTCCGGCCAAAGTCATTCCGGAGGAGCTGCTCCGGGCGACCGACATTCTGGTGCCGAATGAGTCCGAGATGCAGATCATCACGGGAGTGGAGCCGTCCAGCGACGATGCCATTCGCCAGGCGGCGGACCGGCTGCTCGGGTACGGCATCCGTTACGTCATCGTCACGCTGGGCGAACAAGGGGCGCTCATCTGCCATGCGGATGGAGCCGCGCATGTGCCGGCGAAGCGCGTAACCGCGGTCGACACGACGGCCGCCGGCGATTCGTTCATCGGCGCCTTGTGCAGCCGCCTCGATCTCGCCCAATGGCAGGATGTCCGCCATATGCAGGACATCGTCCGGTTCGCCAATTCCTTCTCGGCACTGGTCGTGCAGCGCAAGGGAGCCATCTCGTCGATTCCTTACGCGCATGAGCTGGAATCTTTGCAGGAGAAGCTGTGAACTTTCCAGAGCTCAAAACTTGGTTCCGCCCGTCATCGCGACAATTTGTCTAGCATGACCAAATTCGGATAACCTAATAATACGAAGGGGCTGTCCCATAAGCTGAAATTAGCTTATTATGAGACAGCCCCTCCTTATTCTCAAAACTCGACTCTGAAATACTGTAAAACTGCAGTTTTTCTGTAAGACGCTTATTCCGTTACCACGATTCCTGCAAAACTCTGAATGTCAGCCTCTGCAACAGAATTGAAAGGAAGAATGGGCGGAAATGATGCACTTTTGCAGGAATCTCATCAGCTATCGGAGCAACTAGGGTAAATTCCTGCATTAACCAGGCTGTTGAGAAAGTCCAAGGGATCTTGTGGCACTTCATTTTTTATGTGGTAGATCTCGCCTCTCAATAGAAAAAATCAATTTAAAACGCTATGGGTGCCGAGTTTTGAGCAGGAAAATGGATAATCTCCCCCCCTTCGTAAAAACAGGGGTTTTCCAACAGCCTGAAAACTGCACCATTTCCCTAGACACGTCTATCCGGTAGCGAAATCCGCAAAACTGCACGATTTCTCCAGACACGCCTGTTCGGTAAGCGAAATCCTGCGTAAATACAGCAATTCGATATGGACGACTTTACCAGAATGGGAATCCTGCAAAACTGCAGGAATTTCACCCGTTTCACTCCGACTTGAAGCAAAAGGGCCTAAAATGATGCAGATTTGCAGCAATTCCTTGGGATGTGGACTCATTGAGCCGAAATTCCTGTAAAATAGCAGCAATTCCCTCCACACGTTCAAGCCCCGAGAGGCAACGATGCCTCCTGAAGGCAACGAGGCGATGATACCTCCTGGAGGCGATGATGCCCCCAGGATCCGACGCGGTCTCTTGGATCCGTAAAATAAGGCCATTGAGAAGCCTATAGGAACATTTCCCCACTTCATTTTTTGTAGAGTAGAGCTCGTCTCTCCGTAGAAAAAATTCTGAGTGTCAAGTTTTGATTGTATAAAGGGACATCTC contains the following coding sequences:
- the dcuC gene encoding C4-dicarboxylate transporter DcuC, whose product is MLEIIISIVLLVATGYLIAKNYDAKFVLLAAGIVLMIAAALLGHQVLSPEDTTGLALLDPFKQIGLVFVRQLGGVGLTIMVLFGFSSYMTHIGASDVAVHLLTKPLGRIKSQYILVPIVFLLGNLLSLVVPSASSLAVLLMATLYPVLKNTGMSSLTAGAIIATTATIIPTPLGADNVVAAENLGIDIIDYVFTYHAKISIPVLLIMAVAHYFWQKYMDKRQQGALHQDINDEKLSVKKDLPPAYYGLLPILPLVLVLVFGLLITSVKLGLVEITFICMALALLIEIIRKGSFKETSKQLSIFFTGMGTGLAQVVSLIVAAGMLVEGLKAMGIIDMLIESVRHIESAGVILMLTFAGVEGLITFISGSGLAVFYSVINIIPDISENLGISGVMISLPMQLIANLVRSISPVAAVIIVVASIIKVNPIQIVKRTSVPVLVGVVSCLILSFIMFA
- the rbsK gene encoding ribokinase, whose translation is MNHICVVGSLNRDTSHLLARLPMVGETVHGISTSSSAGGKGCNQAVSAARLGAKVAFIGKVGEDKAGDQLLAVLKEEQIDTSHIDVDPKVHSGEATILIQEDGKNAIIVTPGANMSIREEDIERAYSAIDKADIVIAQFEIPIPAVTQAFVYAKQQGKVTVLNPAPAKVIPEELLRATDILVPNESEMQIITGVEPSSDDAIRQAADRLLGYGIRYVIVTLGEQGALICHADGAAHVPAKRVTAVDTTAAGDSFIGALCSRLDLAQWQDVRHMQDIVRFANSFSALVVQRKGAISSIPYAHELESLQEKL